Proteins from a genomic interval of Nostoc sp. TCL240-02:
- the rnhA gene encoding ribonuclease HI, translated as MSTQPTIQSIYTDGACTGNPGPGGWGVVVYFSDGSIHEMGDASPHTTNNKMEMQAAIAALQFLQTSQQTQAITLHTDSEYLINCVTKWVKGWKKKGWKKSDGKPVQNQELLEILDELNTQQVKWQHVRGHSGNIGNERCDAIARTYASGKIPSLQQFTSTNFYKSLPSPNELNVAKVADYEKKSRIINQSHQEISTSALEITVMEPSTGPTAATIDEKPTEMRVSQLRSLVETLRIADEISEKGYLITSSELADLMDVHASAVTSRGDQWRWRNWIVSRVRREGNQILWELERGDQVGGEEE; from the coding sequence ATGTCCACTCAACCCACAATCCAAAGCATATATACCGATGGTGCTTGCACCGGGAACCCTGGCCCTGGTGGTTGGGGAGTTGTCGTCTACTTTAGCGATGGCTCAATCCACGAAATGGGCGATGCATCGCCTCATACCACCAATAATAAAATGGAAATGCAAGCTGCGATCGCAGCCCTCCAATTTCTGCAAACATCTCAACAAACCCAAGCAATCACCCTCCATACCGATAGCGAATACCTGATTAACTGCGTTACCAAGTGGGTGAAAGGCTGGAAAAAGAAAGGCTGGAAAAAGTCAGATGGTAAACCCGTCCAAAACCAAGAGCTTTTGGAAATTCTTGATGAACTCAATACCCAACAGGTAAAATGGCAACACGTCAGGGGACATTCTGGTAACATAGGTAACGAACGTTGTGATGCGATCGCTCGCACTTATGCTAGTGGCAAAATCCCTTCGCTACAACAATTCACTTCTACAAATTTTTATAAATCTTTACCTTCCCCAAATGAACTAAATGTAGCAAAAGTAGCTGATTATGAAAAAAAGTCTCGAATAATTAACCAAAGTCACCAAGAAATCAGTACTTCTGCACTAGAAATAACCGTTATGGAACCATCAACTGGGCCTACTGCGGCCACTATCGATGAAAAACCGACAGAAATGAGGGTTTCGCAACTCCGCAGCTTGGTCGAAACTCTGCGTATCGCTGACGAAATTTCAGAAAAAGGCTACTTAATCACCAGTTCTGAGTTAGCAGACTTGATGGATGTCCACGCCAGCGCTGTTACCAGTCGGGGAGATCAATGGCGCTGGCGAAACTGGATAGTGTCACGGGTACGCCGTGAAGGAAATCAAATTCTTTGGGAACTGGAACGCGGGGATCAAGTAGGAGGTGAAGAGGAGTAG
- a CDS encoding amino acid permease has translation MLPIETVLNSEQVTRLFSHLEFDGKKLNHQPGSVLGSTALIAGTTVGAGILALPAVTLPSGIVPSTSGLIAVWLYALVSGLLVAEVTLNTMRTEGRVSIGFLGVVEKILGKLGAQMAGGAYLFMHYALLVAYITQGGEILGYAVAKIWSVQILPTWMGTTTFTLLFGGIMYLGREKFIEKLNSAFVGIVIVSFLGLLFFAGRHIQSAQLLFQNWSALGSAISVMSVALFFQNVVPLVVTQLEGDAGKIRQSILIGSVIPLIMFLAWNAVILGSVSPDMQYDTSDGRTVFDPLQILRAGGAGEWLGVLVSIFSEFAIATSFIGFVYGLLDLFGDIFLIPQGKLSSRFPLYSLVLFPPMTLGTLNPSIFFTALDYTGTFSISVLGGIIPALMSWKQRQEQENSDSTNQPLVPGGKLTLIVMIGVALTMIGRQILVIYTE, from the coding sequence ATGCTTCCCATAGAGACTGTTCTCAATTCAGAGCAAGTCACTCGGTTGTTTTCTCATCTTGAATTTGATGGAAAAAAGCTTAATCATCAACCAGGTAGTGTATTGGGGAGTACTGCATTGATTGCGGGAACCACTGTTGGGGCTGGAATTCTCGCCCTACCAGCCGTTACTCTACCGTCTGGTATTGTACCATCCACATCTGGACTGATTGCTGTTTGGCTCTACGCTTTAGTTTCAGGGTTATTGGTTGCAGAAGTTACCTTAAACACGATGCGAACAGAAGGGCGTGTAAGCATAGGTTTTTTGGGAGTTGTTGAGAAAATCCTTGGTAAGCTGGGAGCGCAAATGGCTGGCGGTGCATATTTATTTATGCATTATGCTCTCTTGGTGGCATACATCACCCAAGGTGGAGAGATTTTAGGATATGCGGTGGCAAAAATCTGGAGTGTGCAGATATTACCAACGTGGATGGGCACAACGACTTTCACACTGTTATTTGGTGGCATTATGTATCTTGGGCGAGAAAAATTTATTGAGAAATTAAACAGTGCCTTTGTCGGAATTGTCATCGTGTCTTTTTTGGGATTATTGTTTTTCGCAGGAAGGCATATTCAGAGTGCCCAACTCTTATTTCAGAACTGGAGTGCCCTTGGTAGTGCTATTTCAGTGATGTCTGTGGCGCTATTTTTTCAAAACGTTGTGCCGTTAGTTGTGACGCAACTAGAAGGGGATGCCGGCAAAATTCGTCAGTCTATCTTAATTGGTTCTGTGATTCCTCTAATTATGTTTTTGGCGTGGAATGCCGTAATTTTAGGAAGCGTCAGTCCTGATATGCAATATGACACATCTGATGGTAGAACTGTTTTTGACCCACTGCAAATTCTCCGAGCAGGCGGTGCAGGAGAATGGTTAGGAGTTCTAGTATCTATTTTTTCAGAGTTTGCGATCGCCACATCATTCATTGGATTTGTATACGGATTGCTGGATTTGTTCGGAGATATTTTTCTTATTCCACAGGGAAAGCTTTCTAGCCGTTTCCCCCTCTATTCACTGGTTCTTTTCCCGCCAATGACTCTCGGAACGCTCAATCCCAGCATCTTTTTTACTGCTCTAGATTACACTGGAACGTTCAGTATCTCAGTTCTGGGTGGAATTATTCCGGCGTTAATGAGTTGGAAGCAACGCCAAGAACAAGAAAACTCAGATAGCACAAATCAACCACTCGTTCCTGGTGGAAAGTTGACACTCATTGTGATGATTGGAGTGGCATTAACCATGATCGGAAGACAAATTCTAGTAATTTACACAGAGTAA
- a CDS encoding ATP-binding protein, giving the protein MGQARILVVEDEVIVARAIASQLSQLGYVVTGTASSGKVAIAKALETQPELVLMDIILKGEMDGIATASHIRKQLDVPVIFLTAYGDNNTLERAKVTQPFGYIVKPFTTKDLKIAIEIGLLKHQLERELRQNRDQLATLLNSISDAVIATNEQGNVTFMNPAAEALTGWQQKDALGNEAANIFHIVDEVTDTILENPVTKVLREQQVVYLEEFTSLIRRDGKRVPIGDSASPLKGVPDQINGVVVVFWDLSDHRQTKVLEKALEKEQELNRLKSLFISTVSHEFRNPLTVIQTAVELIEMKGANLTDVKRGIYLKRIQGAVQSMEKLMEEVLFVGRAEATKLVYNPAPLNLEQFCLELIKDFSIVESSVCEVVFTCHSDRTDAVMDEGLLNYMFGNLLSNAIKYSPRGGKIEFNLICDPIENLAIFYIQDQGMGIPEADQARLFESFYRGSNVQSIKGTGLGLVIVKRCVDAHRGQISVTSQIGVGTTFTVILPLNSDSSSES; this is encoded by the coding sequence ATGGGTCAAGCTAGAATTTTAGTTGTTGAAGATGAAGTGATTGTGGCTAGGGCTATTGCTAGCCAACTCAGTCAACTAGGTTACGTTGTTACGGGAACAGCTTCGTCTGGAAAAGTTGCCATTGCTAAGGCATTGGAAACTCAACCAGAGTTAGTATTAATGGATATTATTCTTAAAGGTGAAATGGACGGTATTGCTACTGCCAGCCATATTCGCAAGCAGTTAGACGTTCCTGTAATATTTTTAACTGCCTATGGTGATAATAATACTTTGGAAAGAGCCAAAGTTACCCAACCTTTTGGATACATTGTTAAACCATTTACTACAAAAGATTTAAAGATAGCAATTGAAATCGGTCTTTTAAAACACCAGTTAGAGCGCGAACTACGGCAGAATCGAGATCAGTTGGCAACCCTTTTAAACTCAATAAGCGATGCTGTAATCGCTACAAATGAGCAAGGAAATGTAACATTTATGAATCCCGCCGCTGAGGCATTGACTGGGTGGCAGCAAAAAGATGCTTTAGGAAATGAGGCGGCGAATATTTTTCATATTGTCGATGAAGTCACAGATACTATTTTAGAAAACCCAGTGACAAAAGTGCTGCGAGAGCAGCAGGTTGTTTATTTAGAGGAATTTACATCTCTGATTAGAAGAGACGGAAAAAGAGTTCCAATTGGTGATAGTGCCTCACCATTGAAGGGAGTACCAGATCAAATAAATGGTGTAGTTGTTGTTTTTTGGGATCTTAGCGATCACCGCCAAACAAAAGTGCTAGAGAAAGCATTAGAAAAGGAGCAAGAACTTAACCGTCTCAAGTCCTTATTTATCTCTACCGTATCTCATGAGTTCCGTAATCCCCTGACTGTCATTCAAACGGCAGTAGAGCTTATAGAGATGAAAGGAGCAAATTTGACAGATGTAAAAAGAGGAATTTATTTAAAGCGAATTCAAGGTGCTGTGCAGTCTATGGAAAAACTCATGGAAGAAGTGCTTTTTGTGGGTCGAGCGGAAGCAACAAAACTTGTATATAACCCTGCTCCACTTAACTTAGAGCAATTCTGTCTAGAGTTAATTAAAGATTTTTCTATTGTTGAAAGTAGTGTGTGTGAAGTTGTTTTTACCTGTCATAGCGATCGTACTGACGCTGTAATGGATGAAGGACTATTAAATTATATGTTTGGAAATCTGCTCTCAAATGCGATTAAATATTCTCCAAGAGGTGGCAAGATTGAGTTTAATTTAATATGCGATCCAATAGAGAATTTAGCAATTTTTTATATTCAAGATCAAGGTATGGGCATTCCAGAAGCAGATCAAGCTAGACTTTTTGAATCATTTTACCGAGGCTCAAATGTCCAATCAATTAAGGGGACTGGGTTAGGGTTAGTAATCGTTAAAAGGTGCGTTGATGCTCACAGGGGTCAAATTAGTGTTACAAGTCAAATTGGAGTCGGTACTACATTTACAGTAATTTTGCCCTTAAATTCCGATAGCTCAAGCGAAAGCTAG
- a CDS encoding PAS domain S-box protein has protein sequence MLFPENESQRLEVLLFSKNPNPMWIYNQNNLQFLDVNEAAIIHYGYSREEFLQMQITDIYPPENIPIFREYLGKKHTNLHFSGQWLHRRKDGQILDVEVVTHTINYANYNARLVNIRDITEHKRIERKLQEQNEFLRRIFESIPLMIALIDTNGKFQWVNQEWESVLGWKFKDLQTGNVLEALYPNAEDRQDVINFMQSTQHNWADFRTQVRDGDLLNTSWTNVKLSNGQIITIGQDITERKRTELALKGQAEREQLMRTVAQRIRQSLNLQDILNATVQEVRDLLGADRVVVYQFDSEMIGTIMAESVEPGWRVSLGVEIYDTCFQTGKGAEYYQVNKRAIANIYEAGLTDCHIRLLEQFEVKANLVVPILLEVSSQNSGSHLWGLLVAHQCSGFREWEKNQLDLLDQVTVQLAIAIQQSSIFEQAQTELVQRQKAQIKLKNALAEKEVLLKEVHHRVKNNLQIVSSLLQLQSQTLKDPEAIKVLRENQNRIESISLIHKNLYTSANFGQIDVADYISNLAASLLISYQIWPNRITLETNIDSVNLNVDQAIACGLVINELISNALKHAFPNQQVGTISIALRNINNNIEMTIQDNGIGLPDNLDWTNTDSLGLSLVYDLVTEQLEGNITLERNHGTGFKIKFKQLTLHQ, from the coding sequence ATGCTATTTCCTGAAAATGAAAGCCAACGGCTAGAAGTACTTCTTTTCTCTAAAAATCCTAACCCGATGTGGATATATAACCAGAATAATCTGCAATTTTTGGATGTCAATGAAGCTGCTATTATCCACTATGGCTACTCACGAGAAGAATTTTTGCAAATGCAAATAACTGACATTTATCCTCCAGAAAATATACCTATCTTCAGAGAATATTTAGGAAAAAAGCACACTAACTTGCACTTTTCTGGACAATGGCTACATCGGCGAAAAGACGGACAGATTCTTGATGTTGAAGTTGTCACGCATACAATAAACTATGCCAATTATAATGCTCGGTTAGTTAATATCCGAGACATTACAGAACACAAACGAATAGAAAGAAAACTTCAAGAGCAAAATGAATTTTTGCGGAGAATTTTTGAGAGTATACCATTAATGATTGCACTTATTGATACCAATGGTAAATTTCAGTGGGTAAACCAAGAATGGGAAAGTGTTTTAGGCTGGAAATTTAAAGACTTGCAAACTGGTAATGTCTTGGAAGCATTATATCCTAATGCTGAAGATCGACAGGATGTGATTAATTTTATGCAGTCTACACAACACAATTGGGCTGACTTCAGAACTCAGGTTCGGGATGGTGACTTACTAAATACATCTTGGACAAACGTTAAACTTTCAAATGGTCAAATTATCACTATTGGTCAAGATATCACGGAGCGCAAGCGAACTGAACTAGCTCTAAAAGGTCAAGCCGAACGGGAGCAATTGATGCGAACTGTTGCTCAACGAATTCGTCAATCTTTGAATCTCCAAGATATTTTGAATGCAACAGTTCAAGAAGTGCGAGATTTACTTGGGGCTGATCGAGTAGTAGTTTATCAGTTTGACTCAGAAATGATCGGCACAATCATGGCGGAGTCAGTAGAACCTGGATGGAGAGTTTCTTTGGGGGTAGAGATTTATGATACGTGTTTTCAAACAGGCAAAGGAGCGGAGTATTACCAAGTAAACAAACGAGCGATCGCTAATATTTATGAAGCTGGACTAACTGATTGTCATATTCGCTTATTAGAACAATTTGAAGTCAAAGCAAATTTAGTTGTACCCATTTTACTAGAAGTAAGTTCTCAAAATTCTGGCTCTCACCTTTGGGGTTTACTAGTTGCTCACCAATGCTCTGGTTTTCGTGAGTGGGAAAAAAATCAATTAGATTTGCTCGATCAAGTGACAGTCCAATTAGCGATCGCAATTCAACAATCCAGCATCTTTGAGCAAGCTCAGACTGAACTTGTTCAAAGACAAAAGGCTCAAATCAAATTAAAAAATGCCTTAGCTGAAAAAGAAGTTCTGTTAAAGGAAGTTCATCATCGAGTTAAAAATAATTTGCAAATTGTCTCTAGTTTATTACAACTTCAGTCTCAAACACTCAAAGATCCTGAAGCCATCAAAGTTCTTCGAGAAAATCAAAACCGAATTGAGTCAATATCTTTAATTCATAAAAATTTGTACACTTCTGCTAATTTTGGGCAGATTGATGTTGCAGATTATATAAGTAATTTAGCAGCAAGCCTGCTAATTTCCTATCAAATATGGCCTAATAGAATTACTCTAGAAACTAATATAGATTCAGTGAATTTGAATGTCGATCAAGCTATTGCCTGCGGATTGGTTATTAACGAATTAATCTCCAATGCTCTCAAGCACGCTTTTCCGAATCAACAAGTAGGTACAATCAGTATTGCTCTACGCAATATCAATAATAATATTGAGATGACTATCCAAGATAATGGAATTGGTTTACCAGATAATTTAGATTGGACAAATACTGATTCTTTGGGTCTGTCATTAGTATATGACTTGGTTACAGAACAGCTAGAAGGCAACATCACCCTAGAACGTAATCATGGAACAGGATTCAAAATCAAATTTAAGCAGTTAACTTTGCATCAGTAA
- a CDS encoding SagB/ThcOx family dehydrogenase, whose translation MPELHQSIAQHYHERTKYNPETLASKSQQLDWTKQPVPFKEYKIGSTFDLKPYIQEKSEGFANNPDAQWWQRLSRLLFRSYGLTARMPSMGSAVYLRAAPSAGGLYPAEVYVVSRGTSLLPPGLYNYQCRTHSLMHYWESDVWQTLQAACFWHPSLENTQLAIIVTAVFYRSAWRYEDRAYRRIFLDTGHLLGNIELAGAITDFRPHLIGGFVDESVNDLLYIDPQQEGAIAVLPLADLLDVNQNLPLGCTALPSATETSYPQIPDGELLTYFHRHTQIQSGLTGNLNLPVIKQEKSLEDKYNFPFCLKIPTTTTPIDWGQKLSELENTMYKRRSTRAYNGDDLNFDQLKSLLDFTYQPQNYIDQSLDISPDYFDLNLIETFIAVCGVKGLEAGCYYYAPKAQELRQIRFKNFRRELHFLCLGQELGRDAAAVLFHTADLKAAIAQYGDRVYRYLHLDAGHLGQRLNLAAMHLNVGVSGIGGFFDDQVNEVLGIPADEAALYITTLGHPR comes from the coding sequence ATGCCAGAATTACACCAATCAATTGCCCAGCATTACCACGAACGGACTAAATACAACCCTGAGACTCTTGCCTCCAAAAGTCAGCAGTTAGACTGGACTAAACAGCCAGTGCCTTTCAAAGAATACAAAATTGGCTCTACTTTTGATCTCAAACCCTATATCCAAGAAAAATCAGAGGGATTTGCCAACAACCCAGATGCTCAATGGTGGCAAAGACTTTCACGGTTGCTGTTTCGCAGCTATGGATTGACAGCGAGAATGCCTTCTATGGGTAGTGCGGTATATTTACGCGCTGCTCCCAGTGCCGGCGGATTGTACCCTGCTGAGGTGTATGTGGTTTCCCGTGGCACGTCGTTATTGCCACCTGGTTTGTATAACTACCAGTGTCGGACTCATTCACTGATGCATTATTGGGAAAGTGATGTTTGGCAAACTCTCCAAGCAGCTTGTTTCTGGCATCCTTCTTTAGAAAACACCCAATTAGCAATTATTGTCACTGCGGTATTTTATCGTTCTGCCTGGCGCTATGAAGATCGGGCTTATCGCCGGATTTTTTTAGATACGGGACATCTATTAGGTAATATCGAATTGGCTGGCGCGATTACTGACTTTCGTCCTCATTTAATCGGCGGCTTTGTGGATGAATCGGTAAACGATCTACTTTATATAGATCCGCAACAAGAAGGTGCGATCGCTGTCTTGCCTCTGGCAGACTTGTTAGATGTCAATCAAAATTTGCCATTGGGATGTACTGCTTTACCTTCCGCCACCGAAACCAGTTATCCCCAAATCCCCGATGGTGAATTGCTGACATATTTCCATCGACACACCCAGATCCAATCAGGTTTAACAGGCAATCTCAATCTACCAGTTATCAAACAAGAAAAATCTTTAGAGGATAAATATAACTTTCCTTTCTGTTTGAAAATCCCCACCACCACTACACCTATAGACTGGGGACAAAAGCTATCAGAACTGGAAAACACAATGTATAAGCGACGCTCTACCCGCGCTTACAATGGTGATGATTTAAATTTCGATCAATTAAAAAGTCTACTCGATTTCACTTACCAACCGCAAAATTACATCGACCAAAGTTTAGATATTTCTCCAGACTATTTTGATTTGAATTTAATAGAAACATTTATTGCTGTTTGCGGAGTTAAAGGACTGGAGGCAGGTTGTTACTATTACGCGCCCAAAGCCCAAGAATTACGCCAAATTCGGTTTAAAAATTTCCGGCGAGAGTTACATTTTCTCTGTTTGGGGCAAGAATTAGGGCGGGATGCAGCAGCAGTATTATTTCATACAGCCGATTTGAAAGCTGCGATCGCTCAATATGGCGATCGCGTTTACCGTTATTTACATCTGGATGCCGGTCATTTGGGACAGCGCCTGAATTTAGCCGCAATGCACCTAAATGTAGGCGTTAGTGGTATCGGTGGATTCTTTGATGACCAAGTAAATGAAGTTTTGGGTATTCCTGCTGATGAAGCTGCTCTATATATCACTACACTGGGACACCCAAGATAG
- a CDS encoding M28 family peptidase has product MNLTKRLQTSLSAIARERDPYMATAGHFFVQEYIRQEFSQWGSVEIHTFEVRGKACKNLILNLPSQARGQKKDLPPILIGAHYDGVPGTPAADDNATGVAVLLELARKFAAQPVRYPLRLVAFDMEEYGLLGSADYAALLHQQKQQLRLMISLEMLGYKDSTPGSQSYPPPLERFYPNTGGFIALIGNLRTLPDLIGMSRNIRKAGVASQWLPVPNRGLIVPQTRLSDHAPFWDLGYPAMMVTDTAFLRNPHYHKPSDAIATLDLDFLSGVCEGLEIAIRRL; this is encoded by the coding sequence TTGAATTTAACAAAGCGATTACAAACTTCCCTGAGTGCGATCGCGCGAGAACGCGATCCTTACATGGCAACAGCTGGACATTTTTTTGTCCAAGAATACATTCGCCAGGAATTTTCCCAATGGGGGAGTGTGGAAATCCACACCTTTGAAGTCAGGGGTAAAGCTTGTAAGAACTTGATATTAAATTTGCCCTCCCAAGCTAGAGGGCAAAAAAAGGATTTGCCACCGATTTTAATTGGCGCTCATTATGATGGCGTTCCGGGAACACCTGCGGCTGATGATAATGCCACGGGTGTGGCGGTGTTGCTGGAATTAGCCAGAAAGTTTGCTGCCCAACCTGTCAGATATCCTTTAAGGCTGGTTGCTTTCGATATGGAAGAATACGGCTTACTGGGTAGTGCTGACTATGCAGCCCTGTTGCACCAACAAAAGCAACAGCTACGCTTAATGATCTCCCTAGAAATGCTGGGTTATAAGGATTCTACGCCTGGTTCTCAAAGTTATCCTCCTCCTTTGGAACGCTTCTACCCAAATACAGGTGGTTTTATTGCTTTAATTGGCAATTTGCGGACATTGCCTGATTTAATTGGGATGAGCCGTAATATTCGCAAAGCTGGCGTAGCTAGTCAATGGCTACCTGTGCCGAATCGAGGTTTAATAGTTCCCCAAACCAGACTTAGCGATCATGCGCCTTTCTGGGATTTGGGTTATCCGGCAATGATGGTGACAGATACGGCATTCTTGCGAAACCCACATTATCACAAACCTAGTGATGCGATCGCTACTTTAGATTTAGATTTTCTTAGTGGTGTATGTGAAGGGTTAGAAATTGCGATTCGACGGTTATGA